The proteins below come from a single Corylus avellana chromosome ca3, CavTom2PMs-1.0 genomic window:
- the LOC132176649 gene encoding uncharacterized protein LOC132176649 yields MASLQCVKPSSETCHQKCSENSLGQQVSKMTSSVVEEVLHHGSQSHAQGKPLVAAETLSKSKTSCQSQSKAQRKQEGVAKAQAPGKSLAAHTKGHHGKNHASNGEGKAKKKGEHKKKEKKHLLHKVTHGGGSSSDSSISSSESDSDKDTRGKKKN; encoded by the exons ATGGCCTCACTGCAGTGCGTCAAGCCATCCTCCGAAACCTGCCACCAAAAATGCAGCGAAAACTCGCTGGGCCAACAGGTGTCAAAGATGACTTCTTCGGTTGTAGAAGAAGTACTTCACCATGGATCTCAGAGCCATGCCCAGGGGAAGCCGCTGGTGGCGGCGGAGACGCTGTCGAAAAGCAAGACAAGCTGTCAGAGCCAGAGCAAGGCGCAGCGGAAACAGGAGGGTGTAGCCAAAGCGCAGGCTCCGGGGAAGAGCCTTGCCGCCCATACCAAAGGTCACCACGGCAAGAACCACGCAAGTAATGGCGAGGGGAAGGCCAAGAAGAAAGGTGAGcacaagaagaaagagaagaagcaCCTCTTGCATAAGGTCACGCACGGCGGCGGCAGCAGCAGCGACAGTAGCATCAGCAGCAGCGAGAGTGACAGTGACAAAGATACTCGCGGAAAGAAGAAG AATTGA